One stretch of Prosthecobacter dejongeii DNA includes these proteins:
- the vccA gene encoding Verru_Chthon cassette protein A: MKHIRLLLADARRHQGLALIIVLSMLALATIVILAFLSVADTENKATNIYSASQTSRRFADTAVNMVISQIRSGSARESAGVPVMHATQPGAVRKYSTAGSFLAGYKLFSDKDMIYRGAGAAAEQNFVLQSEPPSDWNDPVNQARYVDLNEPVIKGVALDANTNQDNNQVFFPIIDPRAGLDIDPTGTEVGVEGFSYSTTTPLRPNNNIGDGNTDGNSPPIVIPTGAGMDPDQLRLAMPVQWLYVLKDGAIGFLLPDTLEFRVLDNAEGLGDGPSVNQQADYGVPSEENPIVGRIAFWADDETSKININTASEPTYAGLPIYYHERDHRWADYPPARSEYQRFPGHPATVALSSVFYSNPLQDLGRSLDTYRTNGPLSGSELSRVLEIKERIYDLMPRIHTGGSRAGTRSFGDDDYRNSSGDNTNSSAIAVAMGERLYASVDELLFAQGSANGQRVLNQAQVSQQTVLFDKTSLERSSAFLTAHSRASEINLYGLPRIAMWPIAPNRPQNNNKRTGFDKLVEFCSRLGGTGDINPDSANLYVFQREHSATIPGSVNGARHDISLPRNIKLLNMLDRILDQPFPTASNDTAPTGRSFKDSTKFGVDNTRQLLVSMFDYIRCTNLYDSFLVPQSRNSWPSASINWTTLYQLRDSSGSSYNTYTPGVVRDAGNSSNPFADRFLPGHGQVTPAEHPTWKSSSTGDSLRGFGRFISLSEVGLQLICTADGQPDMYSWRIPVPVPSADPQAPKGNFRIPNIAPANYVAATQGAQPVISGGRTALKVDEADNDGFRIAYRLPVGFEGGNARLINIGEVHWKDGGGGINSDNPAAIKDRYYSNYPPVSNPNQAGLYGTTAIPGTNESPGYGRFYQRHPGYDWRNWNWTLDPDTPLTPTQKRVQAMLHLEFFCPSLAYTEINPDYTVVISASDISSIEVAGNAVFSTTSPVAIRSERPLYDIDGSPEVGGFASFRNVSIGRRVGPRSPMPEDLGYDAAATSQVHSGLVNMDLVSSFFTVQHTDVMSFQSATITLKIYDHHVLASTTEEPVQVIKFKLAGGSAPTPDLITQGSYLVNYQRADGSTYNHPAIQAPRWWSFNRDGCIGRYDAGGAPTNMDTKALASIRGRFYRWDGAGGSQVDTETRAYNPNIGDNLKNQSVPGARALIYTKDPANYAGVELQDNDLIRSNPLARIAYGPVSDPNNAINRLKVSDPNSSELQNYNRPWHYGSDVVRTMVPAYGDPRLIAAKKTVEETEWVVHPLWNETNAYTAHNFSSYTAGTEPGFDRGNPINTNDTNQYVRILPKNVRLDGTNGAGAGRTPDVPHSTVAVGAFQKYYDFDDGDPGGRVGAYIGKVDEGNYAVGDFTFTGWPAPKKWRATYFRSNGTGARFASGSGSFFSPNRMLPSPAVMGSLPSKIWGTNGEGAWTNLLFRPYVQYDTGRTGANQAANSTHPGASSPPDHYLLDLFWMPVVEPYAISEPLSTAGKINLNYQMLPFTHIRRATALHAAMKGEMIAAIPNPEYEESKGVLTQWTTNGDSPPTFRSEAQNKYWHRSIVIDSFKNGARSWWADNDLNQTVQGTLRQFEERFNFSNTLSSGFKAGLFRTASQLCEVHLIPGDASGPAAKNVLASAVANPTSRATAMANFWSEHCATGDNTRERPYANLYAKFTTRSNTFRVHVRAQAIRKARRSVAANVFDPKLDLPSGEFRGSFLLERYIDQADLTAAGISVDYASSVNPFALKPLENYYRFRVLESKRFAP, encoded by the coding sequence ATGAAACACATCCGCCTCTTACTTGCTGACGCGCGGCGTCACCAGGGGTTAGCCTTGATCATCGTTCTTTCGATGCTCGCGCTGGCTACGATCGTTATTTTGGCCTTCCTCAGCGTGGCTGATACGGAGAACAAAGCGACGAACATCTATTCAGCCTCGCAGACCTCACGCCGATTTGCCGATACGGCGGTGAACATGGTCATTTCGCAGATTCGTTCGGGTTCTGCCCGTGAATCTGCTGGGGTGCCTGTGATGCACGCCACACAGCCTGGGGCAGTGCGGAAGTATTCCACCGCAGGGTCTTTCCTGGCGGGGTACAAACTGTTTTCGGATAAAGATATGATTTATCGCGGAGCAGGCGCGGCTGCGGAGCAGAACTTCGTGCTTCAGTCTGAACCGCCGAGCGACTGGAATGACCCGGTTAACCAAGCTCGCTACGTGGATTTGAATGAGCCTGTGATCAAAGGGGTGGCTTTGGATGCCAACACGAACCAGGACAACAACCAGGTTTTCTTCCCGATCATTGACCCGCGCGCCGGTCTGGACATTGACCCCACAGGGACGGAAGTGGGGGTGGAGGGCTTTTCCTACAGCACCACGACGCCGCTGCGGCCTAACAATAACATCGGCGATGGCAATACCGATGGGAACTCGCCACCGATCGTGATCCCGACAGGGGCGGGGATGGACCCTGACCAACTGCGCCTGGCCATGCCCGTGCAGTGGCTGTATGTGCTGAAGGATGGGGCGATCGGTTTCCTCCTGCCAGACACGCTGGAGTTCCGCGTGCTGGACAATGCGGAAGGTCTGGGAGATGGCCCTTCGGTGAACCAGCAGGCGGACTACGGTGTGCCTTCGGAAGAGAACCCCATCGTGGGCCGCATCGCTTTCTGGGCGGATGATGAAACCTCAAAGATCAACATCAATACGGCCTCTGAGCCGACGTATGCTGGCCTGCCGATTTATTACCATGAGCGTGACCACCGCTGGGCTGACTACCCGCCAGCACGCAGTGAATACCAGCGTTTCCCTGGGCACCCGGCCACGGTGGCGCTGAGCAGTGTGTTTTACTCCAATCCGCTGCAGGACCTGGGCCGCAGTCTGGACACTTACCGCACGAATGGACCGCTCTCTGGGTCGGAACTGAGCCGGGTGCTGGAAATCAAGGAGCGCATCTATGACCTGATGCCACGCATCCACACAGGTGGCAGCCGTGCGGGGACGCGCAGCTTTGGAGATGATGACTACCGCAACTCTTCGGGGGACAACACGAACTCCAGTGCCATCGCGGTGGCGATGGGCGAGCGCCTTTATGCGAGCGTGGATGAGCTGCTGTTTGCGCAAGGATCTGCAAACGGCCAGCGGGTGCTGAATCAGGCCCAGGTGAGCCAGCAGACGGTCTTGTTTGATAAGACCAGCCTGGAGCGCTCCAGCGCCTTTTTGACGGCCCACAGCCGCGCCAGTGAGATCAACCTGTACGGTCTGCCACGTATCGCCATGTGGCCCATCGCGCCGAATCGGCCGCAGAATAACAACAAGCGCACGGGCTTTGATAAGCTGGTGGAATTCTGCTCACGCCTGGGCGGCACGGGGGATATCAATCCAGACTCGGCCAACCTTTATGTGTTCCAGCGTGAGCATTCAGCCACGATCCCGGGATCTGTGAACGGTGCCCGTCACGACATCTCACTTCCGCGCAACATCAAGTTGCTGAACATGCTGGATCGTATCCTGGACCAGCCTTTCCCGACGGCCAGCAATGACACGGCTCCGACGGGGCGTTCCTTCAAGGACAGCACGAAATTTGGCGTGGACAATACCCGGCAGTTGCTGGTTTCCATGTTTGACTACATCCGCTGCACGAATCTCTACGACAGCTTCCTTGTGCCGCAGAGCCGCAATAGCTGGCCTTCGGCTTCCATCAACTGGACCACGCTGTATCAACTGCGGGATTCTTCAGGTTCCAGCTACAATACTTACACCCCAGGGGTGGTGCGTGATGCGGGGAACAGCTCGAATCCATTTGCGGACCGCTTCCTGCCTGGTCACGGCCAGGTGACACCGGCGGAGCACCCGACCTGGAAGAGCAGTTCCACCGGGGACTCCCTGCGTGGGTTTGGCCGTTTCATCTCCCTGAGCGAGGTCGGGCTGCAACTCATCTGCACGGCGGATGGCCAGCCAGACATGTACAGTTGGCGCATCCCAGTACCGGTGCCATCGGCTGACCCACAGGCTCCGAAAGGGAACTTCCGCATCCCGAACATCGCCCCAGCGAACTATGTGGCAGCAACCCAGGGTGCCCAGCCCGTCATCAGCGGTGGTCGCACGGCTCTGAAAGTGGATGAGGCGGACAATGATGGCTTCCGGATCGCCTACCGTCTGCCAGTGGGTTTTGAAGGTGGCAATGCCCGCCTCATCAATATTGGAGAGGTGCACTGGAAAGATGGCGGCGGCGGCATCAACAGTGACAACCCGGCTGCGATCAAGGACCGCTATTACTCGAACTACCCGCCAGTGAGCAATCCTAACCAGGCTGGTCTGTATGGTACCACGGCCATTCCTGGGACCAATGAGAGCCCGGGCTATGGCCGCTTTTACCAGCGCCATCCAGGTTATGACTGGCGCAACTGGAACTGGACACTGGACCCTGATACGCCGCTGACACCGACCCAAAAGCGTGTGCAGGCCATGCTGCACCTGGAGTTCTTCTGCCCTTCTCTGGCTTACACAGAGATCAATCCTGACTACACGGTGGTCATTTCCGCCTCGGACATCAGCAGCATCGAAGTGGCAGGGAACGCCGTGTTTTCCACCACCTCTCCGGTGGCGATCCGCAGTGAGCGCCCGCTGTATGACATTGATGGTAGCCCTGAAGTGGGTGGTTTTGCCAGCTTCCGCAACGTCTCCATTGGTCGCCGTGTGGGCCCACGTAGCCCGATGCCAGAAGATTTGGGTTATGATGCGGCGGCTACTTCTCAAGTCCACTCGGGCTTGGTGAACATGGACTTGGTGTCCTCGTTCTTCACGGTGCAACACACCGATGTGATGAGCTTCCAGTCTGCTACCATCACGCTGAAGATTTATGACCACCATGTGCTGGCCTCCACCACCGAAGAGCCCGTGCAGGTCATCAAATTCAAGTTGGCCGGCGGCTCTGCCCCGACGCCCGACCTGATCACCCAGGGTTCTTACCTGGTGAACTACCAGCGCGCAGACGGCTCGACCTATAACCACCCGGCCATCCAGGCCCCACGCTGGTGGTCCTTTAACCGCGATGGTTGCATCGGCCGTTATGATGCCGGTGGCGCGCCAACAAACATGGATACGAAGGCTTTGGCCTCAATCCGTGGTCGTTTCTACCGTTGGGATGGGGCGGGCGGTTCTCAGGTGGATACAGAGACCCGTGCCTATAACCCCAACATCGGCGACAACCTGAAGAACCAGAGTGTGCCCGGTGCGCGAGCTCTGATCTACACCAAAGACCCGGCTAACTATGCCGGTGTGGAACTGCAGGACAATGACTTGATCCGCTCCAATCCGCTGGCGCGCATTGCCTATGGCCCTGTGTCAGACCCGAACAATGCGATCAATCGACTGAAAGTCTCTGATCCGAATTCGTCCGAGTTGCAGAACTACAACCGCCCATGGCACTATGGCTCGGATGTGGTGCGCACGATGGTGCCTGCCTATGGAGACCCACGTCTCATCGCGGCGAAAAAGACGGTGGAAGAGACGGAGTGGGTGGTGCACCCGCTGTGGAACGAGACCAATGCCTACACCGCGCACAATTTCTCTTCCTACACGGCGGGGACAGAGCCTGGATTTGACCGTGGCAACCCGATCAACACGAACGATACGAATCAGTATGTACGCATCCTGCCGAAGAATGTGAGGCTGGATGGAACGAATGGCGCCGGTGCAGGCCGCACGCCGGATGTGCCGCACTCAACGGTGGCTGTGGGGGCCTTCCAGAAGTACTATGACTTTGATGACGGTGATCCAGGTGGCCGTGTGGGTGCCTACATCGGCAAAGTGGATGAAGGTAACTACGCTGTGGGTGACTTTACATTTACTGGCTGGCCAGCGCCGAAGAAGTGGCGTGCGACCTACTTCCGTTCCAACGGAACAGGGGCCCGCTTTGCCAGCGGCTCGGGGAGTTTCTTCTCGCCTAACCGCATGCTGCCATCTCCGGCGGTGATGGGCTCCCTGCCGAGCAAAATCTGGGGAACCAATGGTGAAGGTGCCTGGACGAACCTGCTGTTCCGCCCGTATGTGCAGTATGACACAGGGCGCACGGGGGCTAACCAAGCGGCGAATTCTACCCACCCTGGGGCTAGCTCACCGCCTGACCATTATCTTCTGGACCTGTTCTGGATGCCGGTGGTGGAGCCGTATGCGATCAGTGAGCCGCTCTCCACGGCGGGTAAGATCAACCTGAACTACCAGATGCTGCCATTCACGCACATCCGCCGTGCGACGGCGCTGCATGCGGCGATGAAGGGAGAGATGATTGCGGCCATTCCGAACCCTGAGTATGAGGAGTCTAAAGGCGTGCTGACTCAATGGACGACGAACGGCGATAGCCCGCCGACCTTCCGCAGTGAGGCGCAGAACAAGTACTGGCACCGCTCCATCGTGATTGATTCCTTCAAGAATGGAGCCCGCAGTTGGTGGGCGGACAACGACCTGAACCAGACGGTGCAGGGGACGCTGCGTCAGTTTGAAGAGCGGTTTAACTTCTCCAACACGCTTTCCAGCGGGTTCAAAGCAGGTCTCTTCCGCACGGCTTCGCAGTTGTGTGAGGTGCACCTCATCCCTGGGGATGCCTCCGGCCCTGCCGCCAAGAATGTGCTGGCTTCAGCCGTGGCAAACCCTACCTCTCGTGCGACGGCGATGGCCAATTTCTGGTCTGAACATTGCGCGACGGGGGACAATACCCGTGAGCGTCCGTATGCGAATTTGTATGCGAAGTTCACCACCCGCTCGAACACCTTCCGGGTGCATGTGCGGGCCCAGGCCATCCGCAAGGCACGGCGCTCCGTGGCGGCGAATGTGTTTGATCCGAAGCTGGACCTGCCGAGCGGTGAGTTCCGCGGTTCCTTCTTGCTGGAGCGTTACATTGACCAGGCTGACCTGACGGCAGCGGGGATCAGTGTGGACTATGCATCCTCGGTGAATCCTTTCGCCCTGAAGCCGCTGGAAAATTACTATCGCTTCCGTGTGCTTGAGTCCAAGCGCTTCGCTCCTTAA
- the vccC gene encoding Verru_Chthon cassette protein C — MSFRYSSVSASSLRRGAAFTLVEVLVSMTVLIILLLVSAQVIGTVQSTWTQSNARVSQFREARTAFDIITRNLSQATLNSYIDYDTSYLQDGVAAVTTTAPQNYIRKSDLRFVSKRAEDLLQVGGGGGNTPGHAVFFQAPLGVAHDPNYVGLDRLLCGRGYFVQYTSDAFFTPAVLPAITPKYRYRLMEFSPPAEKNLIYPAAAAVQGPPTDDWFAAAGVPLENEEQPTDRGLTRPIADNIVALIVAPQLETPVQGGQVELQSTFDFDSANVPGATNQNQGNLHRLPPMVRVILVAIDERTADRLSQVGDPATPPLGDIINGQLDTGGAENLNLTMQNISNALSAQNVKFRIFSATVALRGAKSNN, encoded by the coding sequence ATGAGCTTTCGATATTCCTCCGTTTCAGCCTCTTCTCTGCGGAGAGGGGCTGCCTTCACCCTGGTGGAGGTCTTGGTTTCGATGACGGTCTTGATCATCCTGCTGCTGGTGAGTGCGCAGGTGATCGGGACGGTGCAGAGTACCTGGACGCAATCCAATGCCCGGGTGAGCCAGTTCCGTGAGGCCCGTACGGCCTTTGACATCATCACGCGTAACCTGAGTCAGGCGACTTTGAATTCGTACATTGATTACGATACGTCCTATTTGCAGGATGGGGTGGCGGCGGTGACGACGACGGCGCCGCAGAATTACATTCGTAAATCCGATCTGCGTTTTGTTTCCAAGCGTGCGGAGGATCTGCTGCAGGTGGGCGGTGGTGGGGGAAATACGCCTGGGCATGCGGTGTTTTTCCAGGCTCCTCTGGGGGTGGCGCATGATCCGAACTATGTGGGGCTGGATCGTCTGCTCTGTGGCCGGGGTTACTTTGTGCAATACACCTCCGACGCGTTTTTTACCCCGGCGGTGCTGCCTGCCATCACGCCGAAATATCGCTATCGGTTGATGGAGTTTTCTCCTCCTGCGGAGAAAAATCTGATCTATCCTGCTGCGGCAGCGGTGCAGGGGCCGCCGACGGACGATTGGTTTGCGGCAGCGGGGGTGCCCCTGGAAAATGAGGAGCAGCCGACGGACCGTGGGCTGACACGGCCGATCGCGGATAACATTGTGGCCTTGATCGTGGCCCCGCAGTTGGAGACGCCCGTGCAGGGTGGGCAGGTGGAACTGCAGTCCACGTTTGACTTTGATTCGGCCAATGTCCCTGGGGCGACGAATCAAAACCAGGGGAATCTGCACCGTCTGCCGCCGATGGTGCGGGTGATTTTGGTGGCGATTGACGAACGCACGGCAGACCGCCTGAGCCAGGTGGGAGATCCGGCCACGCCACCGCTGGGTGACATCATCAATGGTCAATTGGATACGGGTGGCGCGGAAAACCTGAATCTGACGATGCAAAACATCTCCAATGCTTTGTCTGCCCAGAACGTGAAATTCCGCATTTTTTCGGCCACGGTGGCTTTGCGCGGTGCGAAGTCGAATAACTAA